The Desulfobacterales bacterium region CAGCTCAACCGGCCAGAGTTCAACCGGATAGCAGGTCCTGAACCTGCATGCCTGGCCCTCTTCGGTCTGGCAGAAAAGGGGGGTGTGCCTGGCAATGACATGACTGGAAGTGAGTTTTCCCTGCGCAGGGTCCACTTCAAAACGTGCGACCGTCATCGAGGGGATGGGATTGAGAAACTGGGGATACAGGGTTCCCAGCAGCGCGGTGGAAAGCTGGGGGAACTCACTTTCAATATGGTGTTGGATCCGGGCGGTCAAAAATGCGAATGATTCGATGAGCCTCTCGATGTGCGGATCCGGGCATGGCTCGGCGCTCAGTTCAAGCCGTCCGGCCACCTTCGGATATTTTTCACCGAATTCAGCGCCCATCCTTCGCAGATAAGCCAATTCTCTTTTATAAAATTCAAGCAGTTCGTCGCTGTTATTTCTCATGAATCTCCACCGTGCCGTTTTGAACGACGGTCAGAAAGGAAACCGGTTTTCGGACGTTTTCCACCACCATATCCGCTTCAATGACCATTTTGAGGACTTTTTCATTGCCGCTGACGGGTTGCAGGCGCACGTGGACGTTTTTCAGCCGAGGCTCAAAAACCGTAATGGCTTTTTTGACCCTTCCGGCCAGGCGTTTATGATCCTCTTCATTGGCCGTAAAACAGGAGCCGAAATCCGGTATCCCATAATCGATAACGGTCAGATCCATTTCATCAAAGACTGCAGCCGGGAGTGAAGTGCGTGTATTTAACAGCCACTCCAGATCCCGGCTTAAGGATTCTTTCAGTCTCTTTCGGCTCAGTGTGCGCAGGGGACGCGCCTCCCGATGTGATGCCGGATGCTGATCCACCAACCGGTCCATCAGGGAGGCCCTGGCTTTGAAAGATGATTTCGGGTTGTCCATGTTAATCTCCTTCATACCCGAATTCTCTTGACTGCAAACAAGAATCGTCGCATTTCCGATTCCGATTGGCAGGTGGTGCCGGCCAGAAATTGCTCAGGCCCCATTATCAGGCGACTTCATTTGTTTTTAAATCATGTGAAATGGGTTGAGCGCCGTCTGCCTGTTCACCCTTGTCCTTGTTTTTGGCGTTATAGATGTATTGCACTTTGCTGTATGACAAAGAGATGCTTTCCATCGGCAGGCTTCCGCCACCGCCGGATATGCTGAAATTGGAGACGATCACATCTTCCAGATCAATTTCCAGGAATTTGAGCGGTGTGTTGTCTCCGTCGGATTTAAAGCATTCGAGGGTTACTTTTTCAAACTGTTTTCCTTTCCAGCAGGCGCCCAGAAGATCGTCAGTGGCTGAATCAATATATTTCGAGATGTTTAAATCTGAATGCTGCGCTCTTTCGACAGTCGATCCGGCCGAAGATCGAATCGGCGAAGCGGGCTGACTGAAACTGTGGCTCCACGACAGTATTTCGATCCAGTCTGCATGGCCTTTATCGGTGCTTTCTCCTTTAACCGTATCAAATTTGATATATGTATTCGAAGACATGGGGTTTCTCCTTATCCGATGCGGGAAGATCAGAAAAGTGGCAAAAAGTCTCTTTTCGTCTTCTCACTATTTACATGTATAAATTATGAACAATTTCAAATTGTTAATTTATCTGTTCTGCACATCATGCAGCCGGTGGCGGAAGTTCGGCCACCAGGCGAATCGAGGTGGTTAATTCTTCAAGCTGAAAATGCGGTCTCAAGAATACCACGGCGGTGTAACACCCCGGTTTCCCCGAAATCTCGCTCACATCGACTCTGGCTTCACGCAGTGGATATTTTGCTTTGATTTCCTGACCGGAATCGTCTTTTCCCAGAACATAATTGCCGATCCAGCGATTCAAAAAGACCTGCACATTTTCGGCAGTCATAAAGCTTCCGATCTTATCCCGCATGATTGCCTTGATATAATGAGCAAATCGGGATGCTGCGAGAATGTAGGGCAGTACGGTTGAAATTCTGGCATTGGCATTGGCTTCGGCAGTGTCATAGACTTTGGGCTTCTGTGTGGTCTGCCCCCCGAAGAAACAGGCATAATCCGTCGATTTGCAGTGAACCAGGGAAATTAAGCCCAGATCATTCAGCTCTTTTTCCCTTCGGTCGGTGATCGCGATTTCAGTGGGACATTTCAATGCAATGTCGCCCTCATCCGTCTGGAACGTGTGGGTCGGAAGGCCCTGGACCAGTCCTCCGCCTTCAACCCCGCGGATGGCGGCACACCATTTATACTTTGCAAACGCATTGGTGATTCTCTGAGCCAGCGCGTACGCCGGATTTCCCCAAAGATATTTTTTATGATCCCTGCCATCAACATCTTCTTCAAAGCTAAGGCCTTCGACCGGGACCGTATTGGCCCCATAGGGCAATCTCATCAGAATGTGGGGCAGGGTCAGTGCGACATAACGCGAATCGTCACTGTCTCTGAACGATCGCCATTTAATCATTTCCAGACTTTCAAATACTTTGGACAGATCTCTGGGGACACCCAATTGGGTAAAACTTTCCATATCAAACAGCTTTGGATCCGCTGCAGCGATAAAGGGGGCATGGGCAGCGGCCGCAACGTTGGAAATTTTCTCCAGCAGCGCCATATCCTGGGGGTGACGCCCGAATTCATAGTCCCCGACCAGCAGGCCGTAAGGATGCCCGCCAAAGGTGCCGTATTCCTCCTCATAGAGTTTTTTGAAAAGCTGACTCTGGTCGAATTCAACGGCCTTTTCCAGATCATTGAGCAACTCTTTCTGGGTCAGGTTCAGCAACCGAAGTTTCAGGGTCGTACTGGTTTCAGTATTCATTACCAGAA contains the following coding sequences:
- the tssE gene encoding type VI secretion system baseplate subunit TssE, which codes for MKEINMDNPKSSFKARASLMDRLVDQHPASHREARPLRTLSRKRLKESLSRDLEWLLNTRTSLPAAVFDEMDLTVIDYGIPDFGSCFTANEEDHKRLAGRVKKAITVFEPRLKNVHVRLQPVSGNEKVLKMVIEADMVVENVRKPVSFLTVVQNGTVEIHEK
- a CDS encoding type VI secretion system tube protein Hcp, whose amino-acid sequence is MSSNTYIKFDTVKGESTDKGHADWIEILSWSHSFSQPASPIRSSAGSTVERAQHSDLNISKYIDSATDDLLGACWKGKQFEKVTLECFKSDGDNTPLKFLEIDLEDVIVSNFSISGGGGSLPMESISLSYSKVQYIYNAKNKDKGEQADGAQPISHDLKTNEVA
- the tssC gene encoding type VI secretion system contractile sheath large subunit, which produces MAGEEKEGQVAEGTVEAQELSLLDTIIVNGRMANDKSQLQYARDLVGELVTQVLDENITVSADTVAMINDRIAQIDRILTDQLNEIMHTKKVQKLEASWKGLHFLVMNTETSTTLKLRLLNLTQKELLNDLEKAVEFDQSQLFKKLYEEEYGTFGGHPYGLLVGDYEFGRHPQDMALLEKISNVAAAAHAPFIAAADPKLFDMESFTQLGVPRDLSKVFESLEMIKWRSFRDSDDSRYVALTLPHILMRLPYGANTVPVEGLSFEEDVDGRDHKKYLWGNPAYALAQRITNAFAKYKWCAAIRGVEGGGLVQGLPTHTFQTDEGDIALKCPTEIAITDRREKELNDLGLISLVHCKSTDYACFFGGQTTQKPKVYDTAEANANARISTVLPYILAASRFAHYIKAIMRDKIGSFMTAENVQVFLNRWIGNYVLGKDDSGQEIKAKYPLREARVDVSEISGKPGCYTAVVFLRPHFQLEELTTSIRLVAELPPPAA